The following proteins come from a genomic window of Paenibacillus spongiae:
- a CDS encoding thiol-disulfide oxidoreductase DCC family protein, protein MEKIYVLYDRQCKLCLASVKRLKELHTSAELRFVSVQSYLDGTGEEIPDFGSVDREKLLAKLHVVDEAGRAYAGADGVVRIIRTARGLSWLAVLYKIPGMSRLADALYRYVANRRYDWFGKTDEGCENGVCSLPAHHQEDGGKNG, encoded by the coding sequence ATGGAAAAGATCTATGTGCTGTATGATCGACAGTGCAAACTATGCTTAGCGAGCGTCAAGCGGCTTAAGGAGCTTCATACATCTGCGGAGCTGAGATTCGTTTCCGTCCAATCCTATCTGGACGGAACGGGCGAAGAAATCCCTGATTTCGGCTCTGTCGATAGGGAGAAGCTCCTCGCTAAGCTTCATGTCGTGGACGAAGCAGGCCGCGCCTATGCGGGTGCGGATGGCGTCGTTCGGATTATTCGGACGGCCAGGGGATTATCCTGGCTGGCTGTATTATATAAAATTCCTGGAATGAGCCGGCTGGCTGATGCGTTGTATCGTTATGTTGCGAATCGGCGTTACGATTGGTTTGGCAAGACCGATGAAGGCTGTGAGAACGGGGTATGCAGCCTGCCTGCTCATCATCAAGAAGATGGGGGGAAGAACGGCTAA
- the ruvC gene encoding crossover junction endodeoxyribonuclease RuvC, translated as MRVLGIDPGIAIAGFGFIDKIGSKLIPVQYGCIETEAHTPQETRLKQVYDSACALMDKYKPDTVAVEKLFFNKNVTTAFSVGQARGVIILAAAQRGLSVTEYTPLQVKQAVVGYGKAEKRQVQEMVRMFLKLSAIPKPDDVADALAVAICHAHSSVLTQKISEVTRR; from the coding sequence TTGCGCGTATTAGGCATAGATCCGGGCATTGCGATCGCCGGATTCGGATTCATCGATAAGATCGGGAGCAAGCTGATCCCCGTACAGTATGGCTGTATTGAAACGGAAGCGCACACGCCGCAAGAGACGAGGCTGAAGCAGGTCTATGATTCGGCTTGCGCGCTGATGGACAAATATAAGCCGGACACCGTTGCCGTGGAGAAGTTATTTTTCAATAAGAACGTTACGACCGCGTTCTCGGTCGGACAGGCGCGCGGCGTTATTATTTTAGCGGCTGCACAACGGGGATTATCCGTTACGGAGTATACGCCGCTGCAAGTTAAGCAAGCTGTAGTCGGCTACGGAAAAGCGGAGAAGCGTCAAGTACAGGAGATGGTCCGCATGTTTCTGAAGCTATCGGCCATACCGAAGCCGGACGATGTAGCGGATGCGCTGGCCGTCGCGATCTGCCACGCCCATTCGTCCGTACTTACTCAAAAAATTAGCGAGGTGACCCGCCGATGA
- the pheA gene encoding prephenate dehydratase, producing the protein MIKVALLPQGSVSDEAARYLFAGTEVEMSYHKLIADVFLSTANGHSDYSVIPIENTIEGSVSLHMDWIVHEVDLPIQAEWIYPSVQNLIGRLEELSGGGQTVDNSRIVKVLSHPVAMAQCLQYIREKLPHADLEHVSSTAEAVRIVRDHPNSGWAAIGTTIAAANNGLDVLDKGVTDHDNNYTRFLLVGEKPFTDRTSEKQKTSILVTLPEDYPGALHQLLSVFSWRRINLSRIESRPTKKKLGNYYFIIDIEMSLDSVLLPAAFAEIEALGCQIRILGSYPSFTYEG; encoded by the coding sequence ATGATCAAAGTAGCATTGCTGCCGCAAGGTTCGGTCTCGGATGAGGCGGCGCGTTATTTGTTCGCGGGAACCGAAGTGGAAATGAGTTATCATAAGCTTATTGCCGATGTGTTTTTATCGACTGCCAACGGTCATTCCGATTACAGCGTCATTCCGATCGAAAATACGATCGAGGGTTCTGTAAGCCTGCATATGGACTGGATTGTACATGAGGTTGATCTGCCGATTCAGGCGGAATGGATCTATCCGTCCGTACAAAATCTAATCGGCCGGCTTGAGGAGCTGTCAGGCGGCGGGCAGACCGTCGATAACAGCCGCATCGTGAAGGTGCTCAGCCATCCCGTCGCCATGGCGCAGTGCCTGCAATATATCCGCGAGAAGCTGCCTCATGCCGATCTTGAGCATGTGAGCAGTACAGCGGAAGCCGTACGAATTGTGCGCGATCACCCAAACAGCGGCTGGGCAGCAATCGGCACGACAATTGCCGCGGCAAACAACGGACTGGATGTATTAGACAAAGGCGTAACGGACCACGATAACAACTATACACGCTTCCTGCTCGTTGGCGAGAAGCCGTTCACGGACCGTACGTCGGAGAAACAAAAGACCAGTATTCTTGTCACGCTGCCGGAGGATTATCCGGGCGCGCTGCATCAGCTGCTCTCGGTATTCTCATGGCGCCGCATCAACTTATCGCGCATCGAATCGCGTCCAACGAAGAAGAAGCTGGGCAACTACTACTTCATCATTGATATCGAAATGTCGCTGGATTCCGTCCTGCTGCCGGCTGCCTTTGCGGAGATCGAGGCGCTGGGATGCCAGATCCGCATATTAGGCAGCTATCCGAGCTTTACATATGAAGGATAA
- the thrC gene encoding threonine synthase, which yields MRYMGLLQTFKENLPVTDNTPLLTLQEGNTPLVRADNLSKELGLDLYFKYEGLNPTGSFKDRGMVMAVAKAMEEGSKTIMCASTGNTSAAAAAYAARGGLNCIVIIPNNNIALGKLAQAIIYGAKVIAIEGNFDRALEIVREITAKHPITLVNSVNPYRIEGQKTAAFEVSEQLGKAPDYLAIPVGNAGNISAYWKGFKEYHAAGKIASLPKMVGFEAEGAMAIVKGEPIAEPETVATAIRIGNPASWKTAVAAAEESGGQINFVTDDEILHAYKTIASREGIFAEPASAASIAGVMKLKREGVFKGGETVVCVLTGHGLKDPNIAIKSVNAEPLVVADTEEAVMEAIRKLEGEA from the coding sequence ATGAGATATATGGGATTGCTACAAACGTTCAAAGAGAATTTGCCGGTTACAGACAACACGCCGCTGCTGACGCTGCAAGAAGGCAATACGCCGCTCGTTCGGGCGGATAATTTGTCGAAGGAGCTCGGGCTGGATCTCTATTTCAAATACGAGGGCTTGAACCCGACCGGTTCATTCAAGGACCGCGGCATGGTTATGGCGGTAGCCAAGGCGATGGAGGAAGGCAGCAAGACGATTATGTGCGCATCCACAGGCAATACGTCGGCTGCTGCGGCGGCTTATGCGGCACGCGGCGGATTGAACTGCATCGTGATTATTCCGAACAATAACATTGCACTTGGCAAACTGGCTCAAGCGATCATATACGGCGCCAAAGTCATCGCGATCGAAGGCAACTTCGACCGCGCGCTGGAGATCGTCCGCGAAATTACGGCGAAGCATCCGATCACGCTTGTCAATTCCGTCAACCCTTACCGGATCGAAGGACAGAAGACGGCCGCATTCGAAGTGAGCGAGCAGCTCGGCAAGGCGCCGGACTATCTTGCGATCCCGGTCGGCAATGCTGGCAATATTTCCGCTTATTGGAAGGGCTTTAAGGAGTATCATGCAGCAGGCAAAATCGCCTCGCTGCCGAAGATGGTCGGCTTCGAGGCGGAAGGCGCTATGGCCATTGTGAAGGGCGAGCCGATCGCGGAGCCGGAAACGGTGGCAACGGCCATTCGGATCGGCAACCCGGCCAGCTGGAAAACGGCCGTTGCTGCCGCTGAAGAATCCGGCGGTCAAATCAATTTCGTGACCGACGATGAGATCCTTCACGCCTATAAGACGATCGCATCGCGCGAAGGTATCTTTGCAGAGCCGGCTTCGGCGGCATCTATCGCAGGCGTTATGAAGCTGAAGCGCGAGGGTGTGTTCAAAGGCGGAGAGACGGTCGTATGCGTATTGACCGGCCATGGTCTGAAGGACCCTAACATCGCGATTAAAAGCGTCAACGCGGAGCCGCTTGTCGTTGCGGATACCGAAGAAGCGGTCATGGAGGCAATCCGTAAGCTGGAAGGTGAAGCCTAA
- a CDS encoding SpoIID/LytB domain-containing protein yields the protein MKLVQLNGGSRDRRNRSKPVAFMLLLVSLLMLVSVWTVSPSRGAVPSLETIRVALFIEHARYKLNTASATMTSAGALAIGIRQPSGVKPLLQTKAGETVRFTLDDYKVKITETTEFATALAIVKRLKAAGGAGFLTAVPKNNATVYQVMEGSYRSAAEAKTASERWSKDSGIIGVAGKMNVETMGPLHLESGIYSSQAEADKAASAFRALGVDAFTALKQAGTGGGQYTVLVGAAVDQAGLNDVKAKAASGGTLKAADANASYVIIRDDYSVSESANSPMALYSVPLTGTKLWVSTEAATGIKLAERYNRSYRGQFELSGLSGKLAVVNELPFEQYLYAVVGGEMPASWPAEALKAQAVAARTYALYQGFGFQIAHVVDTTLSQVYGGIGSEKPATIKAVDETRGEVAMYNGKVIEALFSSSAGGASADATEIWGNEVPYLKSVTSQDQASEKGLPYWYRVVLPSGETGYIREDLVEATNDATAAGSKIMRVKGDGVMVRPIPLVQDNVPAVGKVGSSTPVVVLERVIQSNENSWVRGPFTPDTLLASIKKVSPSVQGPIRTLEAGNTGPSGRITELLVNGANVTVKNPDSFRSALGGLPSTKLEIDETARMTIAASGDRISERKDGALTVIGADGKPEQLGAGSIFILNGHGEVRAATKEPTFRFVGSGYGHGVGLSQYGARGLAESGYDYKYILQYYYKDITIVKE from the coding sequence ATGAAACTCGTGCAATTAAACGGCGGAAGCCGCGATCGGCGAAACCGTTCGAAGCCGGTCGCGTTCATGCTGCTGCTAGTTTCGCTTCTCATGCTCGTATCCGTCTGGACCGTCAGCCCCTCGCGCGGGGCTGTTCCGAGTCTGGAGACCATTAGAGTGGCTCTATTTATCGAACACGCGAGGTACAAGCTGAATACGGCATCGGCTACGATGACCTCCGCAGGAGCGCTGGCAATCGGCATCAGACAGCCTTCCGGCGTTAAGCCCCTACTGCAAACAAAAGCGGGAGAAACCGTCCGCTTCACCTTGGACGACTATAAAGTCAAGATAACGGAGACAACGGAGTTCGCCACCGCCCTTGCAATCGTCAAGCGGTTGAAAGCAGCGGGAGGAGCCGGTTTTTTAACCGCAGTACCCAAAAACAATGCGACAGTCTATCAAGTTATGGAAGGCTCGTACCGCAGCGCCGCGGAAGCCAAGACAGCTTCCGAGCGTTGGAGCAAGGATAGCGGAATTATCGGAGTGGCGGGCAAAATGAATGTCGAGACGATGGGGCCTCTGCATCTTGAATCCGGGATATACTCCTCGCAAGCCGAAGCGGACAAAGCCGCGAGTGCCTTCCGGGCATTAGGGGTTGATGCTTTCACGGCTTTAAAGCAGGCGGGAACCGGGGGCGGACAATATACGGTGCTTGTCGGAGCTGCCGTCGACCAAGCCGGATTGAATGACGTGAAGGCGAAGGCGGCAAGCGGGGGGACGCTGAAAGCTGCGGATGCCAACGCTTCGTACGTTATCATTCGCGACGACTATTCCGTATCGGAATCGGCCAACTCGCCGATGGCCTTGTACTCGGTGCCCTTAACGGGTACGAAGCTGTGGGTTTCGACGGAAGCCGCAACCGGCATCAAGCTGGCTGAACGGTATAACCGCTCGTATCGCGGCCAATTTGAACTCAGCGGGTTGAGCGGCAAGCTGGCGGTCGTCAATGAACTGCCGTTCGAGCAATATTTATACGCTGTCGTAGGTGGCGAGATGCCGGCATCTTGGCCTGCTGAAGCACTGAAAGCGCAAGCCGTGGCTGCAAGAACATATGCGCTCTATCAAGGCTTCGGCTTTCAAATCGCTCATGTCGTCGACACGACATTAAGCCAAGTATATGGCGGGATCGGATCCGAGAAGCCGGCCACAATCAAGGCGGTTGACGAAACGCGCGGCGAAGTCGCCATGTATAACGGCAAAGTAATCGAAGCTTTATTCTCTTCGAGCGCAGGCGGCGCAAGTGCCGATGCCACTGAAATATGGGGTAATGAGGTCCCGTATTTGAAATCGGTCACCAGTCAGGATCAAGCCTCGGAGAAAGGGCTGCCGTATTGGTACAGAGTCGTTCTGCCTAGCGGGGAAACAGGTTACATACGCGAAGATTTGGTAGAAGCGACGAATGATGCTACAGCAGCGGGAAGCAAGATCATGCGGGTCAAGGGTGACGGCGTTATGGTGAGGCCGATTCCGCTTGTTCAAGATAATGTGCCCGCTGTCGGTAAAGTAGGAAGCAGCACCCCGGTCGTCGTTTTGGAACGGGTCATCCAATCCAATGAGAATTCTTGGGTGCGAGGACCATTCACACCGGATACGCTGCTAGCTTCCATCAAGAAAGTGTCTCCGTCGGTTCAAGGGCCGATACGCACGCTGGAAGCGGGGAATACAGGACCGTCCGGACGAATAACGGAGCTGCTGGTGAACGGTGCCAATGTAACTGTGAAAAATCCCGATTCGTTTCGTTCGGCTCTTGGCGGCCTTCCCAGCACGAAGCTCGAAATCGACGAAACGGCCCGGATGACGATAGCTGCATCCGGCGACCGCATCTCTGAACGGAAAGACGGCGCGTTAACTGTCATCGGAGCAGACGGAAAGCCTGAGCAGCTGGGCGCAGGCAGCATCTTTATCCTGAACGGGCATGGGGAAGTACGCGCCGCAACGAAGGAGCCTACCTTCCGTTTTGTCGGAAGCGGGTACGGACATGGCGTAGGCCTGTCCCAGTACGGCGCGCGCGGTTTGGCAGAATCAGGGTATGACTACAAGTACATTTTGCAATACTACTATAAAGACATAACGATCGTTAAGGAATGA
- a CDS encoding LysM peptidoglycan-binding domain-containing protein, which produces MKIHIVKKGESLYLIAQKYDVSLEELLKLNPNITNPDVINVGEKVKIPSKAADMNILHQHVVVQGDTLWKLSKAWGIPLSEMIKANPQLKNPNVLLTGEVVNIPKPGTSSNVMGMSEPLQDGGTHHPLHPKTVMQGVQGLMGKIPTAKIPTGVLGGKKPTAPIESNVPITETAPTPAPSPMPEQTPAQTPVPAPTAAALNVKPNVAPEVTANVTPNITPNISPNVMPNVAPAPMPMQMAAAEKPVEKKSYPVHVQYEQHIDLFQQYGVPATEVMSLYDMPKMPEAVSPMQTGHHPGYGHGHVSPAADGYGWHQSLVSPASHGMPDWCPPENVGASTLPWGAPSPVPHAYGHHVMPYPETGLSPFGMVENCGPYGLSPASEGPYGYGFGPHAVSPANEGWHGGYGHGAVSPASEGPHGYGYDHMGISPAEEGPHGYGFGPSAVSPANVGPHGYGYDHGAVSPANEGPHGYGYGHGAVLPAGEGPHGYGYDHMGVSPLSEGPHGYGHGGFGVGPMGVSPAPNAPWSMPSFSYGGGGQMLPAQTADVSEKPCKCGCKDKRTDEEAAEPEAKLKLSHNEKKTAARKPAKKAVVRAARTAPPKRRSESLPWINR; this is translated from the coding sequence GTGAAAATTCATATTGTCAAAAAAGGCGAATCGCTGTACTTGATCGCACAGAAGTACGATGTCTCGCTGGAAGAGTTGCTGAAGCTTAACCCAAACATCACAAACCCGGACGTGATTAATGTCGGAGAGAAGGTGAAGATCCCATCGAAGGCTGCCGATATGAACATTCTGCACCAGCATGTGGTCGTTCAAGGCGATACGCTCTGGAAGCTATCCAAGGCTTGGGGCATACCGCTTAGCGAAATGATCAAAGCGAACCCGCAGCTTAAGAACCCTAATGTGCTGCTGACAGGCGAAGTGGTCAACATTCCGAAGCCAGGCACGTCAAGCAATGTTATGGGTATGAGCGAACCCCTTCAGGATGGCGGAACGCATCATCCGCTGCATCCGAAGACTGTGATGCAGGGCGTTCAAGGATTGATGGGCAAGATTCCAACAGCCAAAATACCTACAGGGGTGCTTGGCGGCAAGAAACCGACAGCCCCAATCGAGTCCAACGTTCCTATTACGGAGACTGCTCCGACGCCAGCACCGTCACCGATGCCAGAACAGACGCCAGCACAGACGCCGGTGCCTGCACCGACAGCTGCGGCTTTGAATGTAAAGCCGAATGTCGCTCCGGAAGTTACCGCTAATGTAACGCCGAATATCACTCCTAATATATCTCCGAATGTGATGCCGAACGTCGCTCCCGCACCAATGCCGATGCAGATGGCGGCAGCGGAAAAGCCGGTGGAGAAGAAGTCTTACCCTGTACATGTGCAATATGAGCAGCATATCGATTTGTTTCAACAATACGGAGTACCGGCGACTGAAGTGATGTCCTTGTATGATATGCCCAAAATGCCGGAGGCTGTCTCTCCCATGCAGACGGGTCATCACCCTGGTTATGGCCACGGCCATGTGTCTCCGGCAGCTGACGGTTATGGCTGGCATCAGTCTCTCGTCAGCCCGGCTTCGCACGGAATGCCGGACTGGTGTCCTCCTGAGAATGTGGGAGCTTCTACGCTTCCATGGGGCGCTCCGTCTCCTGTACCTCACGCCTACGGCCATCATGTCATGCCCTACCCGGAGACCGGATTGAGTCCATTTGGAATGGTGGAAAATTGCGGGCCATACGGATTGTCGCCCGCCAGCGAGGGTCCGTACGGTTACGGATTCGGTCCACATGCGGTATCGCCGGCCAATGAAGGCTGGCATGGCGGGTACGGACATGGAGCGGTGTCGCCGGCAAGCGAAGGACCGCACGGATATGGATACGATCATATGGGTATATCGCCTGCTGAAGAAGGCCCGCACGGATACGGATTCGGTCCAAGTGCAGTATCACCGGCAAATGTAGGTCCGCATGGATACGGTTACGATCATGGTGCAGTATCGCCGGCGAATGAGGGACCACATGGTTACGGGTACGGACACGGAGCGGTGTTGCCTGCAGGAGAAGGTCCACATGGATACGGATATGATCATATGGGAGTATCGCCATTAAGTGAAGGCCCGCATGGCTATGGTCACGGCGGATTCGGCGTTGGTCCGATGGGAGTATCCCCTGCACCGAATGCTCCATGGAGTATGCCGTCATTCAGTTACGGCGGAGGCGGTCAGATGCTCCCGGCTCAAACGGCGGACGTGTCGGAGAAGCCATGCAAATGCGGATGCAAAGACAAACGCACCGATGAGGAAGCCGCGGAACCGGAAGCGAAACTCAAGCTTTCCCATAACGAAAAGAAGACTGCAGCCCGCAAGCCTGCCAAGAAAGCGGTCGTACGCGCTGCCCGCACCGCCCCCCCGAAGCGCCGCAGCGAAAGTCTTCCTTGGATTAACCGGTAA
- the thrB gene encoding homoserine kinase, with translation MTSRRVIVKVPASTANLGPGFDTLGMALSLYAWVELAVSEHGGTVIHLYGDNLDGVPRDKSNLIYKVAQLVFNEAGVSVPELQISMYSDIPLTRGLGSSASAIVCALVAANALIGSPLTEDRLFQLATKLEGHPDNVGASLFGGIVVSAWDGSRAEKVRLEPHPDLETLVAIPAFQLSTEKARHALPKEIAMRDAVFNIGCSSLLVAAFASGRLDLIGHAMRDRLHQPYRAAFIPGMTEILEKATEHGALGIALSGAGPTLLALIEAGSPRKRELEQFLLATLRKEGIEAQTLWLKPCVSGTEVITLGRDEAEPVFMDRIKGEVRA, from the coding sequence ATGACGAGTCGCCGGGTAATCGTAAAGGTGCCGGCCAGTACGGCTAATCTCGGACCGGGATTCGATACGCTCGGCATGGCGCTATCCCTTTATGCATGGGTTGAACTCGCAGTTTCCGAGCATGGAGGAACGGTCATTCATCTGTATGGAGACAATTTGGACGGCGTCCCCCGGGACAAGTCTAATCTGATCTACAAGGTGGCGCAGCTCGTATTCAACGAAGCAGGCGTATCCGTACCGGAGCTGCAAATATCGATGTACAGCGACATTCCGTTGACAAGAGGGCTCGGCAGCAGCGCGTCGGCTATCGTTTGTGCGCTGGTGGCGGCGAACGCGCTCATCGGCAGCCCGCTGACTGAGGACCGCCTCTTTCAGCTGGCAACGAAGCTGGAGGGGCATCCGGACAACGTGGGGGCGTCCTTGTTCGGTGGCATCGTAGTTTCCGCATGGGATGGCAGCCGTGCCGAGAAGGTGCGGCTGGAGCCGCATCCGGATCTGGAAACGCTCGTTGCCATACCGGCCTTTCAATTGTCGACGGAGAAAGCGCGCCATGCGCTGCCGAAGGAAATTGCGATGAGAGATGCCGTCTTTAATATCGGATGCAGCTCGCTGCTCGTAGCGGCTTTTGCAAGCGGCCGGCTCGACCTGATCGGGCATGCGATGCGTGACCGTCTTCATCAGCCATACCGTGCGGCATTCATTCCAGGCATGACGGAAATTTTGGAGAAGGCGACAGAGCATGGCGCATTAGGGATCGCATTAAGCGGAGCCGGACCGACATTGCTGGCTCTCATCGAGGCTGGCAGTCCCCGCAAGCGTGAGCTTGAACAATTTCTGCTGGCTACGCTGCGCAAGGAAGGAATCGAAGCACAGACATTATGGCTGAAGCCATGCGTAAGCGGGACGGAGGTCATAACGCTGGGCCGCGATGAAGCTGAACCGGTTTTTATGGACCGCATTAAAGGAGAAGTCAGGGCATGA
- the ruvA gene encoding Holliday junction branch migration protein RuvA: MIDYVKGRVVHWDTEYVVVDVRDIGYRVFTPNPYGFAKSDDVVTIYTHHHVREDATYLFGFATREEQSMFRKLLEVSGIGPRVALGILAGGRPETVAAAIKQENIGFLTKLPGIGKKTAQRMILDLKDKIDAVQASIGAAAAGLATMDDLFPEPEPSAEGGKVWQEAREALMALGYTSAELDRAWHALQNTVKPDETVDSLMKRALQQLFKG, translated from the coding sequence ATGATCGATTACGTTAAGGGCCGGGTCGTGCATTGGGATACCGAATATGTTGTTGTCGATGTGCGTGATATTGGCTATCGTGTATTCACGCCTAATCCGTACGGCTTCGCCAAGAGCGATGACGTTGTCACGATCTATACGCATCATCATGTCCGCGAGGATGCTACATATTTGTTTGGTTTCGCAACAAGAGAAGAGCAATCGATGTTCCGCAAGCTGCTTGAGGTATCCGGCATCGGACCGCGTGTTGCGCTGGGCATCCTGGCCGGCGGAAGACCGGAGACGGTAGCAGCCGCGATCAAACAGGAGAACATCGGATTTTTGACCAAGCTTCCGGGAATCGGGAAGAAAACGGCTCAGCGGATGATCCTTGACCTTAAGGATAAGATTGATGCCGTACAAGCCAGTATTGGTGCGGCTGCCGCGGGACTTGCGACCATGGACGATCTCTTCCCGGAACCGGAACCAAGCGCCGAAGGCGGCAAGGTCTGGCAGGAAGCGCGGGAAGCGCTCATGGCGCTGGGATATACGTCGGCGGAGCTCGACCGGGCTTGGCATGCGCTGCAAAATACGGTTAAACCGGACGAAACGGTTGATTCGCTCATGAAAAGGGCGCTTCAGCAGTTGTTTAAAGGTTGA
- the ruvB gene encoding Holliday junction branch migration DNA helicase RuvB yields MEDRIISANLMMEDSAVELSLRPRYLSEYIGQTKAKENLKVFIEAAKLRKEALDHVLLYGPPGLGKTTLSNIIANELGVNLRTTSGPAIERPGDLAALLTNLQEGDVLFIDEIHRLHRTVEEVLYPAMEDFALDIMIGKGPSARSVRLELPPFTLIGATTRAGLLSAPLRDRFGVVSRLEFYSVDELAFIISRTSEILDVGIVGEAAQEIAMRSRGTPRIANRLLKRVRDFAQVRGDGIITHELARNAMELIQVDPLGLDRIDHKMLTAMITNYRGGPVGLDTIAATIGEESQTIEDVYEPYLMQIGFLQRTPRGRVVAPQAYRHLGLPLPEQFGGAAGQTEDMN; encoded by the coding sequence ATGGAAGACCGGATTATTTCCGCCAACCTCATGATGGAAGATTCCGCGGTGGAGCTTAGCTTGCGGCCCCGTTATTTATCGGAATATATCGGCCAGACCAAAGCGAAGGAAAATTTGAAGGTATTCATCGAAGCGGCCAAGCTCCGCAAGGAAGCGCTGGATCATGTGCTGCTCTACGGGCCTCCGGGCCTTGGCAAGACGACTCTATCGAACATTATCGCCAATGAACTGGGCGTCAATTTGCGGACGACCAGCGGACCGGCTATTGAACGACCGGGGGATCTGGCTGCGCTGCTGACGAATTTGCAGGAAGGCGACGTGCTCTTCATCGATGAAATTCACCGGCTTCACCGGACCGTTGAAGAGGTGTTATATCCGGCCATGGAGGATTTTGCGCTGGATATTATGATCGGAAAAGGCCCGAGCGCCAGGTCGGTCCGGCTGGAGCTGCCGCCGTTTACGCTGATTGGCGCAACCACCCGCGCCGGATTGCTTTCGGCGCCGCTGCGCGACAGATTCGGCGTTGTCAGCCGTCTCGAATTTTATTCGGTCGATGAGCTCGCTTTTATCATATCGCGCACTTCGGAAATCCTGGACGTCGGCATTGTTGGAGAAGCGGCCCAAGAGATTGCGATGCGTTCCAGGGGGACGCCGCGTATTGCCAACCGGCTGCTCAAGCGGGTTCGCGACTTTGCGCAGGTGCGCGGAGACGGAATCATTACGCATGAGCTTGCGCGCAATGCGATGGAATTGATACAAGTCGATCCGCTTGGCCTTGACCGGATCGATCATAAGATGCTTACCGCGATGATAACCAATTACCGCGGCGGACCAGTCGGGCTGGATACGATCGCAGCGACGATCGGCGAAGAAAGCCAGACCATCGAGGACGTTTATGAGCCTTATTTGATGCAGATCGGTTTTCTGCAGCGAACGCCCAGAGGCCGGGTTGTAGCGCCGCAAGCCTATCGTCACCTCGGTTTGCCGTTGCCGGAGCAGTTCGGAGGCGCAGCAGGTCAAACCGAGGATATGAACTGA
- a CDS encoding BofC C-terminal domain-containing protein, with translation MKEFSLWKQLKKRLKRGRRSVLTLGSLLAMFTLLLPNPAGAAVHTLMPYTDLLEAHVLSGKVNMEPVKADGASRSIIAKLASLEGPFIVKLHRTYLCGEEWSALGSMDAKQVIRMLSEHPEWMATLDRNGTVMMEQKIDDLSDECKKSAYFSVDKSGNLSLFDGPPKKEKVMRTFFQLDVEYMESSLSKDQLEQLNNGIRVSDKDEYNSVLSTFSDYALDKSERVMKPTY, from the coding sequence ATGAAGGAATTCAGCCTCTGGAAACAATTGAAAAAACGACTGAAGCGGGGGAGAAGGTCGGTCCTCACGCTGGGCAGTTTGCTGGCGATGTTCACTCTTCTATTGCCGAATCCGGCAGGGGCGGCCGTTCATACGCTAATGCCATACACGGATCTGTTAGAAGCGCACGTCTTGTCTGGGAAAGTCAACATGGAACCGGTCAAAGCCGATGGAGCAAGCCGGAGCATCATCGCGAAGCTGGCATCGCTAGAGGGTCCTTTCATAGTCAAACTGCATCGTACCTATCTGTGCGGGGAAGAGTGGAGCGCACTCGGCAGCATGGATGCCAAGCAGGTCATTCGCATGCTTAGCGAGCATCCTGAATGGATGGCCACATTAGACAGGAACGGGACCGTCATGATGGAACAGAAGATCGACGACTTGTCCGATGAGTGCAAGAAAAGCGCCTATTTCAGCGTGGATAAGTCCGGCAATCTGTCATTGTTCGACGGTCCGCCCAAAAAAGAAAAGGTCATGCGCACCTTTTTTCAGCTGGATGTGGAGTACATGGAAAGCAGCCTGTCGAAGGATCAACTGGAGCAGCTCAACAACGGCATTCGCGTCAGCGATAAGGATGAATACAATAGCGTGCTGTCTACCTTCAGCGACTATGCGCTCGATAAGAGCGAGAGAGTTATGAAGCCGACCTACTAG